The following are encoded in a window of Paenibacillus polymyxa genomic DNA:
- a CDS encoding acyltransferase, which produces MSQKERISEVALLRGLAFAAVVLQHSVAHYAVAQGARIQDGVLMTLLLLCSKFAVPVFVFITGMVLFYNYDGALKYGTFLRKRFMDIIVPYIIWSLLYELGNQLAQSGGYIHPLDFFQKLLNGKSSYHLWYIVMIIQCYVLFPVFRYAVRHLSALLPSKWRPAALAGFGVLYILLMFAVGPVYQAMDKLQLPVITSWFTLYADRNVIYFFFYFVLGAAAGMNVKRWNAWVTKAQMIYWPLFIVITGYLLYEMIGQFQTPRGTVLSFNYLSLLRPVMAVYCVASIFVAYRVATWIAHKGGRAASMLTAIGTLSYGAYLMHAFMLRVTYYFDERLFADWSHVLRTLASFVLCMIFSVAGTWLLARLPLGKWIVGLRVRPRPTGGPPALQKQA; this is translated from the coding sequence ATGAGTCAAAAAGAGAGAATTTCCGAAGTCGCTTTGCTGAGAGGGCTGGCTTTTGCGGCCGTTGTTCTTCAGCATTCCGTCGCACACTATGCGGTTGCGCAGGGGGCGCGCATCCAGGACGGGGTATTGATGACACTTTTACTGCTGTGTTCCAAATTTGCAGTTCCTGTGTTTGTATTTATCACTGGAATGGTGCTATTTTACAATTATGATGGAGCCTTAAAGTACGGAACGTTTTTACGTAAAAGATTCATGGACATCATCGTTCCTTATATCATATGGTCTCTTTTATACGAATTGGGAAATCAGCTTGCCCAAAGTGGTGGATATATTCACCCGCTGGATTTTTTCCAGAAGTTGTTGAACGGGAAAAGCAGCTATCATCTATGGTACATCGTTATGATTATTCAATGTTATGTGCTATTTCCGGTGTTTCGTTATGCGGTCCGTCATTTGTCTGCGCTACTGCCGTCAAAATGGCGACCCGCTGCATTGGCTGGATTTGGCGTACTATATATTTTGCTCATGTTCGCCGTTGGACCCGTATACCAAGCGATGGATAAGCTCCAGCTTCCGGTCATTACCTCTTGGTTTACCCTGTACGCTGACCGGAATGTGATCTATTTTTTCTTTTATTTTGTGCTAGGAGCGGCAGCCGGGATGAACGTCAAGCGTTGGAATGCTTGGGTAACCAAAGCACAGATGATATACTGGCCGTTGTTTATCGTGATTACAGGCTACTTACTGTATGAGATGATCGGTCAGTTCCAGACGCCGCGAGGTACAGTTCTTTCCTTTAACTATTTGTCTCTGCTGCGTCCGGTCATGGCTGTATATTGCGTTGCGTCTATTTTTGTAGCTTATCGGGTAGCGACGTGGATTGCTCATAAGGGGGGACGTGCGGCGAGTATGCTGACGGCCATCGGAACGTTGTCCTATGGAGCGTATCTCATGCATGCCTTTATGCTACGTGTGACCTATTATTTTGACGAGAGGTTGTTTGCAGACTGGAGTCACGTTCTTCGTACGCTGGCTTCATTCGTTCTCTGTATGATCTTTTCCGTTGCCGGAACATGGCTGCTGGCACGTTTGCCTCTGGGCAAATGGATCGTGGGGCTTCGGGTTCGTCCTCGCCCGACTGGAGGTCCGCCAGCCTTACAAAAGCAAGCCTGA
- the hrpB gene encoding ATP-dependent helicase HrpB — translation MTDKQLPIMQVIPELKHTLQSHSAAVLIAQPGAGKTTVTPLELLHEPWLAGQKMMMLEPRRLAARAAAAQMAKALGEPTGKTVGYRVRMDTKVGPNTRIEVVTEGVLTRMLQHDQALEGVGLIIFDEFHERSLHADLGLALALQSQALLRPDLKILIMSATLEAEPVCRLLGDAPLLECPGTVFPVETFHMSKPSSTSLESFTAETVEKVLHTSEGDLLVFLPGAREIHRTERELASKHLPAHVKVIPLYGSMKLEQQDEAIRPSASGSRKVVLATSIAESSLTIAGITVVIDSGLSRESVFSARTGMSRLTTVKVSKASADQRRGRAGRLQPGVCYRLWSAQEQAALPDASRPEIAAADLAPLALELAAWGVREPAELAWLDAPPEAAYRQATGLLHQLGCLDEAADGTTGSITAHGREVSALGTHPRLGHMLLRATALGLAPTASRLAALLQERDPFRAHGGTDLRPRLDALREAAYARSTHSLLRAADDTVIRRIVQESRQLLAKLPTAAAAQDEPDGSAACGLLLAFAYPDRIAQGRGDGRFLLSGGRGARLGQVEWMSRSSYLVAAEVDDEGADGAIQLAAPIELQELVEHCSEMLLEQANVYWDSSASAVRARKVLRLGSLVLKETSYERPPAEEVAAALMQGVRERGLKLLSWNRQTLQLQARLIFMHFSAPEDWPDCTESALLDSLEAWLLPFAIGAKNVSDLQRLDSAALLLGRLDWEQRQQLDQEAPTHIRVPSGSRIPVDYSNPEAPALAVRLQELFGMGDTPRIGRGRVPIVLHLLSPAQRPVQVTSDLSSFWSEAYFEVKKDLKGRYPKHYWPDDPLEAVATNRAKPKR, via the coding sequence TTGACAGATAAACAACTGCCTATTATGCAAGTGATCCCCGAGCTTAAACATACACTGCAATCCCATTCGGCGGCGGTACTGATTGCACAGCCGGGAGCGGGGAAAACGACGGTAACACCTCTGGAGCTACTGCATGAGCCGTGGCTGGCAGGGCAAAAGATGATGATGCTGGAGCCGAGGCGTTTGGCAGCGCGTGCAGCAGCAGCGCAAATGGCAAAAGCGCTCGGAGAGCCCACCGGGAAGACCGTGGGTTACCGGGTTCGTATGGATACAAAAGTAGGGCCAAACACACGGATTGAAGTGGTTACGGAGGGCGTACTGACCCGGATGCTACAACATGATCAGGCGTTGGAGGGAGTAGGCCTGATTATTTTTGATGAGTTTCATGAACGCAGCCTGCATGCAGATTTGGGATTGGCACTTGCTCTGCAAAGCCAGGCACTGTTGCGACCGGATTTGAAGATACTGATCATGTCTGCCACCCTGGAGGCAGAGCCTGTATGTAGATTATTAGGGGATGCGCCATTGCTGGAATGTCCAGGCACTGTATTTCCGGTAGAAACCTTTCATATGTCCAAACCTTCGTCAACTTCATTAGAGTCCTTTACGGCTGAGACGGTAGAAAAGGTACTTCATACTTCTGAAGGTGATCTGCTGGTGTTTTTACCAGGGGCTAGAGAAATTCACAGAACGGAACGAGAATTGGCTTCAAAGCATTTACCAGCACATGTCAAGGTCATTCCGCTGTATGGGAGCATGAAGCTGGAGCAGCAGGATGAAGCAATACGTCCGTCGGCTTCGGGCAGTCGAAAAGTGGTATTGGCCACCTCAATTGCCGAGTCTAGCTTGACCATCGCCGGAATCACGGTGGTGATCGACAGCGGACTGTCGCGGGAATCGGTATTTTCCGCGCGGACCGGCATGAGCCGTTTGACCACGGTCAAGGTGTCCAAGGCCTCCGCCGATCAGCGGCGCGGACGAGCGGGCCGCCTCCAGCCGGGCGTATGCTACCGGCTGTGGAGCGCGCAGGAGCAAGCGGCGCTCCCCGATGCCAGCCGCCCGGAAATCGCCGCGGCGGATCTGGCCCCGCTCGCGCTGGAGTTGGCAGCCTGGGGCGTGCGCGAGCCCGCCGAGCTGGCCTGGCTGGATGCCCCGCCTGAGGCCGCGTACCGCCAGGCCACAGGTCTGCTGCACCAGCTCGGCTGTCTGGATGAAGCAGCCGATGGCACTACAGGCAGCATTACCGCGCATGGGCGCGAGGTGTCCGCCCTGGGCACGCACCCGCGCCTTGGGCACATGCTGTTGCGTGCTACGGCCCTCGGCCTGGCACCAACTGCCAGCCGTCTGGCTGCGCTGCTGCAAGAGCGTGACCCGTTCCGCGCTCATGGCGGAACGGATTTGCGCCCGCGACTGGATGCCCTGCGCGAGGCGGCCTATGCCCGCAGCACGCACAGCCTGCTGCGGGCAGCAGACGATACGGTGATTCGCCGTATCGTGCAGGAGAGCCGGCAGCTGCTAGCCAAGCTGCCGACAGCAGCCGCAGCGCAGGACGAGCCTGACGGCTCCGCGGCTTGCGGGTTGCTGTTGGCCTTTGCGTATCCGGATCGGATCGCGCAGGGCCGGGGGGATGGTCGCTTTTTGCTTAGCGGCGGTCGGGGGGCGCGACTCGGACAAGTGGAGTGGATGTCGCGTTCGTCCTATCTCGTCGCCGCTGAAGTGGACGACGAGGGAGCAGACGGTGCTATTCAGTTGGCGGCACCAATTGAACTGCAAGAGCTGGTCGAACATTGCAGTGAAATGCTGTTGGAACAAGCTAACGTATACTGGGATAGCTCCGCCTCAGCAGTGAGAGCCCGCAAAGTACTGCGGCTGGGCTCACTTGTCTTAAAGGAAACGTCCTATGAGCGACCTCCGGCAGAGGAAGTAGCTGCTGCCTTGATGCAGGGTGTCCGTGAACGAGGTCTAAAGCTGCTGTCATGGAATCGGCAAACCCTCCAGTTGCAGGCGCGTTTGATTTTTATGCACTTCTCGGCCCCTGAGGACTGGCCGGATTGCACGGAATCGGCATTGTTGGATTCTCTGGAAGCGTGGCTGCTACCTTTTGCTATAGGAGCCAAAAATGTATCCGATCTGCAACGGCTTGACAGTGCTGCATTGCTGCTTGGCAGGCTGGATTGGGAACAGCGGCAGCAGCTTGATCAGGAAGCGCCGACGCATATCCGCGTACCCAGCGGTTCCCGCATTCCTGTCGATTATTCAAATCCTGAGGCACCAGCGCTGGCCGTACGACTACAAGAGTTGTTCGGTATGGGGGATACGCCTCGTATTGGACGCGGACGTGTGCCAATTGTATTGCATTTACTGTCACCTGCCCAGCGACCTGTCCAAGTGACTTCCGACTTGTCCAGCTTCTGGAGCGAGGCTTATTTTGAGGTCAAAAAGGATCTAAAGGGCAGATATCCCAAGCATTATTGGCCGGATGATCCACTGGAAGCTGTGGCGACCAACAGAGCAAAGCCAAAGCGTTAA
- the gluQRS gene encoding tRNA glutamyl-Q(34) synthetase GluQRS, with protein sequence MELQAQPIRGRFAPTPSGWIHLGNARTALLSWLHVRSLGGTYILRMEDIDMTRARSQLAQGIMEDLRWIGLNWDEGPDVGGPYGSYTQSQRLERYQSALEKLQRQDLLYPCFCSRADILAAAHAPHGLSGEGPAYSGACRNLSFQDVVAKAQYKLPSLRFKVPQYPDAVISFHDQVAGHVAFGAAEGGDFIVKRADGMFSYQLAVVIDDADMHMTDVLRGYDLLDSTPRQLLLYQAFGLQPPRFAHVPLVLGPDGRRLAKRHGGVALRAMRRQGVTPEAVIGWLAYFSGLLDSPEPVKAEDLIDDFHLDKLPKEPVILTKQCLTRLSALQR encoded by the coding sequence ATGGAATTACAGGCCCAACCCATCAGAGGGCGTTTTGCCCCAACACCATCGGGATGGATACACTTAGGAAACGCTCGTACTGCCTTATTATCCTGGCTGCACGTTCGTTCCCTGGGCGGAACCTATATTTTGCGCATGGAAGATATTGATATGACGCGAGCTCGCAGCCAGTTGGCGCAAGGGATTATGGAAGACTTGCGCTGGATCGGGCTGAATTGGGACGAAGGACCCGACGTAGGCGGTCCCTACGGTTCCTACACTCAAAGCCAACGGCTGGAACGCTACCAGTCTGCATTGGAGAAACTACAGAGGCAAGATTTACTGTATCCTTGTTTTTGCAGTCGGGCCGACATTCTGGCCGCCGCCCATGCTCCACATGGACTGTCTGGTGAAGGACCCGCATATTCAGGGGCATGTCGTAATCTTAGCTTTCAAGATGTCGTAGCCAAAGCACAATATAAACTCCCTTCACTTCGCTTTAAAGTACCGCAATATCCAGATGCCGTTATTTCGTTTCATGATCAGGTAGCAGGTCATGTGGCCTTTGGTGCGGCTGAGGGGGGCGATTTTATCGTCAAACGAGCCGACGGCATGTTTTCCTATCAGCTGGCTGTCGTTATCGATGATGCGGATATGCATATGACCGACGTACTACGCGGGTATGATCTTCTCGATTCGACTCCCCGTCAGCTATTGCTGTACCAAGCTTTTGGGTTGCAGCCGCCACGTTTTGCACACGTTCCCCTTGTCCTAGGCCCTGATGGGCGAAGGCTGGCCAAACGACATGGTGGCGTAGCACTCCGAGCTATGCGCCGACAAGGGGTTACACCGGAAGCAGTCATTGGCTGGCTCGCCTATTTTTCCGGGCTACTGGATTCACCTGAGCCTGTGAAGGCTGAGGATTTAATCGATGACTTTCATTTGGACAAACTGCCCAAAGAACCTGTCATCCTGACGAAACAATGCCTCACGAGATTATCTGCACTGCAACGGTAA
- a CDS encoding aspartyl-phosphate phosphatase Spo0E family protein → MLMNPGVTLLRVERARKRLYQIQKKYGFLTHPKVIEQSMKLDELLNQYQTCKMKS, encoded by the coding sequence ATGCTGATGAATCCAGGTGTGACTTTACTTCGTGTCGAACGGGCCAGAAAAAGACTGTACCAAATTCAGAAGAAATACGGATTTTTAACGCATCCCAAAGTGATTGAACAATCCATGAAACTGGATGAACTATTGAATCAATACCAAACCTGCAAAATGAAATCTTAG
- a CDS encoding CatB-related O-acetyltransferase, whose protein sequence is MSGPDIRSVFPMKNIRSLCFLNNVVVNPYIEIGDYTYYDDDDNPLDFEKNVLYHFDFIGDKLKIGKFCAIAAKAKFIMNGANHNTNAFTTFPFGAFGGDWEVGVPNLSGGYKGDTVVGNDVWIGYNASIMPGVQIGDGAIIASNAVVTKDVLPYSIVGGNPAKLIRYRFDEETIAMLQTLKWWDWDIQKITEYIPVLTSNDTEALKQLIQSSQS, encoded by the coding sequence ATGAGTGGTCCAGATATAAGAAGCGTTTTTCCAATGAAAAATATTAGAAGTCTGTGTTTTTTGAACAATGTAGTGGTTAATCCATATATCGAAATCGGGGATTATACCTATTATGACGATGATGATAACCCTTTGGATTTTGAGAAAAATGTCCTTTACCATTTTGATTTTATAGGGGACAAATTAAAGATTGGTAAGTTTTGCGCGATTGCAGCCAAAGCCAAATTTATTATGAATGGCGCTAATCATAATACAAATGCGTTTACCACTTTTCCTTTTGGAGCGTTTGGTGGAGATTGGGAAGTTGGTGTACCCAATTTAAGTGGGGGCTACAAAGGGGACACTGTGGTTGGAAATGATGTTTGGATTGGCTACAATGCTAGCATTATGCCCGGAGTTCAAATTGGTGATGGCGCGATCATTGCGTCAAATGCCGTGGTGACTAAAGATGTTCTGCCATATTCCATTGTAGGAGGAAATCCCGCGAAGTTAATTCGTTATCGGTTTGATGAGGAAACTATAGCTATGCTCCAAACACTGAAATGGTGGGACTGGGACATCCAAAAAATAACAGAATATATTCCTGTTTTGACAAGTAACGATACGGAGGCCTTAAAACAATTAATCCAGTCTTCGCAATCGTAA
- a CDS encoding helix-turn-helix transcriptional regulator produces the protein MAFMISQRAFIKIYLITMVERHRGYGYQMLESMKDEFSGFGYVPPQSEVYRALHELVQEGVFYRTKRLKGTDPRVDFQEIVLYHFTDDGEEKARLYKKQVKADLDRCLGMLHKAEQDNYS, from the coding sequence ATGGCGTTTATGATATCCCAGCGGGCTTTTATCAAAATTTATCTGATCACAATGGTGGAGAGGCATCGCGGTTATGGATATCAGATGCTCGAATCGATGAAGGATGAGTTTAGTGGCTTTGGATATGTTCCGCCTCAGAGCGAGGTTTACCGGGCGCTGCATGAGCTGGTACAGGAAGGCGTTTTTTACCGTACCAAGCGATTGAAAGGAACAGACCCGCGCGTGGATTTTCAGGAGATTGTACTCTATCACTTTACAGATGATGGGGAGGAGAAAGCACGATTGTACAAGAAGCAGGTCAAAGCTGATTTGGACCGTTGCTTAGGTATGCTGCATAAAGCGGAACAAGACAACTATTCCTAA
- a CDS encoding TraR/DksA C4-type zinc finger protein, producing the protein MNHLNDSQLAELKHMLLEQKKDLEKHFEQNGQENAPLGETLTDSTGELSSYDNHPADIGTETFERSRDLAINDSLQDELEQVNAALQRMKDGTYGICVESGEEIPFERLQAIPYTAYTVEHTPTRELSNDRPVEEQVMTPPPKGAGEVRQRNAGRFDDAGAWDAVEKYGTSNSPATAAKRDVTDYDENM; encoded by the coding sequence ATGAACCACTTGAACGATTCGCAGCTTGCAGAGCTGAAACATATGTTGTTGGAGCAGAAAAAGGATTTAGAAAAGCATTTTGAACAAAACGGTCAGGAAAACGCTCCATTGGGAGAAACACTGACAGATTCTACAGGTGAGCTCTCGTCCTATGACAACCACCCCGCTGATATAGGGACAGAAACCTTTGAACGGTCCCGTGATCTGGCGATTAATGATTCGCTGCAAGACGAGCTGGAGCAGGTCAATGCAGCCCTTCAACGGATGAAGGATGGAACGTACGGGATATGTGTGGAGAGCGGGGAAGAAATTCCTTTTGAACGGTTGCAAGCCATTCCCTATACAGCCTATACCGTCGAGCACACGCCAACTCGAGAATTATCGAATGACCGCCCGGTAGAGGAACAGGTCATGACTCCGCCACCCAAGGGTGCGGGTGAGGTTCGCCAACGAAATGCAGGACGATTTGACGATGCGGGCGCATGGGATGCCGTAGAAAAATACGGTACATCGAACTCGCCTGCAACTGCCGCCAAGCGTGATGTCACTGATTATGATGAAAATATGTAA
- a CDS encoding helix-turn-helix domain-containing protein, producing the protein MKHTPTISAEFEDYLKQNDMTLSQFAEYSGVHQRTLSHWITQHRPVSIQQLDRITVAMDLPEGYFYDLYIENYIIDLSPNFRRIEPLLYRCAELDKLDAIRRMVGHIMDNPLYATRLFDVAEALFEQGRHAAALPLYENVAEVEKYQHSERLATCQYRIFSIQVGDDQSRNLKAATLFEPFVERLDEIDQLDALKDLANVYRSLRLWDRLDVTARKMRDKAEIQYTLEHQQKKRKSAEIEKRLSRPLFVYITYADLLCASVCEAQGDYQQALQYTYAYVNLDWVKETDEDTLHWIKLFQNWALCNTYVNKLLSGDISVLPDYVEYISVSSNTTKEMVTQLLNIMMAANRFQVDVDEVLKQFETEIDSITQQQPSADMYTHRVVPEQLTRFKYELAKYYLNKGNYSYGFKNLLDVLSKSLVINKEAFFISCIRLFEQFKQFADFRLCTKYESLVREGRKERLFYY; encoded by the coding sequence TTGAAGCATACACCTACGATTTCAGCGGAGTTTGAGGATTATCTAAAACAAAATGATATGACGTTGAGTCAATTTGCCGAATATTCAGGGGTTCATCAAAGAACACTTAGTCATTGGATTACTCAGCATCGTCCTGTTTCCATACAGCAGCTAGACCGAATCACTGTGGCTATGGATTTGCCAGAAGGCTATTTTTACGATCTATACATAGAAAATTACATCATTGACCTTTCCCCGAATTTTAGGCGAATCGAGCCATTATTGTATCGTTGTGCGGAGCTGGACAAGCTGGATGCAATCCGTCGAATGGTTGGACATATCATGGATAATCCGCTGTATGCGACTAGGCTATTTGATGTTGCAGAAGCATTATTTGAACAGGGACGACATGCTGCTGCGCTGCCTCTCTATGAGAATGTCGCAGAAGTGGAGAAATATCAGCATTCTGAACGCTTGGCCACCTGCCAATATCGTATATTCTCGATTCAAGTTGGAGACGACCAAAGCCGTAATCTCAAGGCAGCAACGCTATTTGAACCCTTCGTGGAACGTCTGGATGAAATAGACCAGCTTGATGCGCTAAAAGATTTGGCGAATGTGTATCGATCTTTGCGCTTGTGGGACAGGCTTGATGTGACCGCTCGAAAAATGAGAGATAAAGCGGAAATCCAATATACATTAGAGCATCAGCAGAAAAAGCGAAAGTCTGCGGAAATTGAAAAGAGGCTGAGCCGTCCATTGTTTGTGTATATCACCTATGCTGATTTATTGTGTGCAAGTGTCTGTGAAGCCCAAGGTGATTATCAACAAGCTCTACAATATACATACGCCTACGTTAATTTAGATTGGGTCAAAGAGACAGATGAGGATACTCTGCATTGGATTAAACTATTTCAAAATTGGGCGCTATGTAATACTTACGTTAATAAATTATTATCCGGAGATATAAGTGTGCTTCCGGATTATGTTGAATATATTAGTGTATCATCAAACACCACTAAAGAAATGGTTACTCAACTATTGAATATTATGATGGCGGCTAACCGATTTCAAGTTGATGTGGATGAAGTACTTAAGCAGTTCGAAACGGAGATCGATTCGATCACCCAACAGCAACCATCTGCTGATATGTACACTCATCGAGTGGTTCCAGAACAATTAACGCGTTTTAAATATGAACTGGCTAAATACTACTTAAATAAAGGTAATTATTCATATGGATTTAAAAATTTACTAGACGTTTTATCTAAATCATTAGTCATTAACAAAGAAGCCTTTTTCATTAGCTGCATAAGATTATTTGAGCAGTTCAAACAATTTGCAGACTTTAGATTGTGTACAAAGTATGAAAGTTTAGTTAGAGAAGGGCGAAAAGAAAGATTATTTTATTATTAA
- a CDS encoding DivIVA domain-containing protein, translated as MDEHMKRRLDKQKQLFKQLGIQLDALSIHEKQFKNKMRGYDPDEVDAFLDEVIKDYERFYANIADLMDKWQEQQATIRDLKNAPKPAADLNGLDRRQLEDIVKQLEYSVRQLKVRVRPENDYFPE; from the coding sequence ATGGATGAACATATGAAGCGTCGTCTGGATAAGCAAAAGCAGTTGTTTAAGCAACTGGGCATTCAGCTGGACGCGCTCTCCATTCATGAGAAACAGTTTAAGAATAAAATGCGCGGCTATGATCCGGACGAGGTGGATGCCTTTCTGGATGAAGTGATCAAGGATTACGAACGCTTTTATGCGAATATAGCCGACCTGATGGACAAGTGGCAGGAGCAGCAGGCAACCATACGTGATTTGAAAAATGCACCTAAGCCTGCCGCCGACCTTAATGGACTTGACCGTCGTCAACTGGAGGATATCGTTAAGCAGTTGGAATATAGTGTACGCCAATTAAAAGTGCGAGTACGTCCTGAAAATGACTATTTTCCGGAGTAA
- a CDS encoding Gfo/Idh/MocA family protein — protein MGRKLKWGILGTAEIAQIAVIPAIQQSERGEVLGIASRNADKAAEAAREFDIPKSYGSYDELLADPEIGAVYIPLPNHLHEEWTIRAAEAGKHVLCEKPSSLSSAGTSRMIEACQRAGVIFAEAFMYRYHPKHRRIKEIINSGEIGDIRGIHCTFTFNNTDQADNVRFNKNMGGGSLYDVGVYPISAARMYLDREPEAVTVHALFSPEHDNVDMMASGLLEFPGGVNLTFDCGMWAANRSNMEILGSKGTIAMPKMFGWERTSVVPQIFVHVGSVTREERLKGFNSFELQADAFAKAVLDGVPLPYEPEDAVSNMKVIDACIESARSRKRIEIG, from the coding sequence ATGGGTAGAAAGCTGAAATGGGGAATTTTAGGCACTGCGGAGATCGCCCAAATCGCAGTAATTCCTGCGATTCAGCAATCTGAACGCGGAGAAGTGCTTGGGATTGCTAGTCGTAATGCGGATAAAGCCGCTGAGGCCGCCCGGGAGTTCGATATTCCAAAAAGTTATGGAAGCTATGATGAACTGTTGGCTGATCCCGAAATCGGAGCGGTGTACATTCCGTTGCCAAACCATCTGCATGAAGAGTGGACCATTCGGGCAGCGGAGGCTGGGAAGCACGTTTTGTGTGAAAAACCATCTTCTCTTAGCTCGGCTGGAACAAGCCGCATGATTGAAGCATGTCAACGTGCAGGAGTGATCTTTGCAGAGGCTTTTATGTATCGCTATCATCCTAAACATCGAAGAATTAAGGAAATTATCAATAGTGGGGAAATTGGTGACATTCGCGGCATCCATTGCACGTTTACGTTTAACAATACCGATCAGGCAGATAATGTGCGCTTTAATAAAAACATGGGCGGCGGCTCGCTATATGATGTGGGCGTCTATCCGATATCAGCCGCTCGTATGTATTTGGACCGGGAGCCGGAGGCAGTGACGGTACATGCCTTATTTTCCCCGGAGCATGACAACGTCGATATGATGGCTTCCGGCTTGCTGGAATTTCCGGGTGGAGTCAACCTTACTTTCGATTGTGGCATGTGGGCAGCCAACCGTTCCAACATGGAAATTCTCGGTAGCAAGGGTACGATTGCGATGCCCAAAATGTTCGGTTGGGAAAGAACGTCTGTGGTACCGCAAATTTTCGTCCACGTCGGTTCGGTTACGCGTGAGGAACGTCTGAAAGGTTTTAATTCCTTTGAACTGCAAGCGGATGCTTTTGCTAAAGCGGTGCTTGATGGTGTCCCGTTGCCGTATGAGCCAGAAGATGCGGTGAGCAATATGAAGGTGATCGACGCTTGTATTGAGTCAGCTCGCAGTCGAAAACGGATAGAAATTGGATAA
- a CDS encoding general stress protein has protein sequence MANNLNDYNEKKIVGVFDTEQEASRAIGQLQSKGIPSSEISVITRDRDDLRAISEETGTKAPEGVATGAATGGVVGGVAGLLAGIGALAIPGIGPILAAGPIAATLTGAAVGAGAGGLVGGLVGLGIPEDDARQYETYVDQGKILVLVDSADHHRDVYDIFRTNRSLNADRYRTYDDTVADTPRTDVYTDTRRNL, from the coding sequence ATGGCTAATAACTTAAACGATTATAACGAAAAGAAAATTGTCGGTGTTTTTGATACAGAACAGGAAGCGTCTCGTGCGATTGGACAATTGCAGAGCAAAGGAATTCCAAGCAGTGAGATTTCTGTGATCACACGTGACCGTGACGATCTAAGGGCGATTAGTGAAGAGACAGGCACGAAGGCACCGGAGGGTGTAGCGACAGGTGCGGCTACAGGTGGAGTTGTAGGCGGTGTCGCTGGCTTGCTGGCAGGCATCGGGGCCTTGGCTATTCCGGGTATCGGACCTATCCTTGCCGCTGGACCTATCGCGGCTACTCTTACCGGAGCAGCTGTCGGAGCGGGAGCAGGTGGCTTGGTCGGTGGACTGGTCGGGCTGGGCATTCCAGAGGATGATGCACGTCAATACGAGACATACGTCGATCAGGGCAAGATTTTAGTGCTGGTGGATTCCGCTGACCATCACAGGGATGTTTATGATATTTTCCGCACCAACCGTTCGCTGAATGCGGATCGTTACAGAACGTATGATGATACGGTGGCGGACACGCCGCGTACAGATGTGTACACAGATACTAGAAGGAACCTGTAA
- a CDS encoding DnaJ family domain-containing protein, with protein MGMFSRMAEQKIAEAMAKGEFDHLPGEGKPLVIEDLSHVPEELRMSYKLLKNAGILPEELQLQKECVQLRDLLHACHEAGERERISRRLTEKSLRLRMLLEERGLNTSSVFYEYESAMRKRLEE; from the coding sequence ATGGGGATGTTCTCCAGAATGGCAGAGCAGAAGATTGCCGAGGCGATGGCCAAAGGTGAATTTGATCATTTGCCGGGAGAGGGCAAGCCACTGGTCATCGAGGATTTGTCACATGTTCCAGAGGAGCTGCGGATGTCGTACAAGCTGTTGAAGAATGCAGGCATTTTACCGGAAGAGCTTCAATTACAAAAGGAATGTGTCCAGCTACGTGATTTGCTTCACGCTTGTCATGAGGCAGGAGAGCGAGAGCGGATCAGTCGCAGGCTGACTGAAAAATCACTACGTCTCCGTATGCTGCTGGAGGAAAGAGGGCTGAATACGTCGTCTGTATTTTATGAATATGAGTCCGCTATGCGTAAGCGACTGGAGGAATAG